The segment TGTCGCATCTCAGTTTAAGTTTAAAGCCTCGCTCTTGGGAGCGTTCGCAGCCCCTCTGGCATTTATTTTAACTCTTCCCTATATCATTTTGCCACAAGGAATAATTGATCCAAACCAAACGCTGAGCAATCCATGGATACTTATACACATAGCACTCATACTAATAGGAGAAGCTCTATTCACAGTAGCTTTTATATCTGGTGTGCTCTACATATTTCAGGAAAATCAGATTAAATCCAAACACGTAGGGAAATTTCTACAGAACTTCCCTTCACTCACTACACTTGATAGGATAAACCACATTTGCCTTATGATAGGTTTTCCTCTCGTAACAATCGGTATTGCGCTTGGCCTGTTATTGGCGAAAGAACTCACAGGAACAGCCTGGGACTGGGGCCACAAGGAAACTTGGTCAATGGTAACATGGGTTCTATATGCTCTTCTTATACATGGCAGGCTTCAGTCTGGATGGAAGGGAAGAAAAGCAGCATGGGGAGCAATTTTAGGATTTGCAATAATAATGCTTACGCTTTTTGTTATCGGCTATATCACCCCTGGACAACAGGATTT is part of the Thermodesulfobacteriota bacterium genome and harbors:
- a CDS encoding cytochrome c biogenesis protein; protein product: MAKVGFYFILAGAVIQTINIVFVYTSGKPLAQGFDTTLYLFAWFISLVYVASQFKFKASLLGAFAAPLAFILTLPYIILPQGIIDPNQTLSNPWILIHIALILIGEALFTVAFISGVLYIFQENQIKSKHVGKFLQNFPSLTTLDRINHICLMIGFPLVTIGIALGLLLAKELTGTAWDWGHKETWSMVTWVLYALLIHGRLQSGWKGRKAAWGAILGFAIIMLTLFVIGYITPGQQDLLG